DNA sequence from the Fusobacterium sp. SYSU M8D902 genome:
TGCTTTTCCTACTGGAATTAAACGAGCTAATCTCTGTGTTCCACCAAATCCTGGAGTTATTCCTAATCCTACTTCTGGTTGTCCAAATAAAGCTGTATCAGAGCAAAGTCTAATATCACAACTCATTGCTATTTCACAACCTCCACCTAATGCAAATCCATTTACTGCTGCAATTACTGGAATTGGGAAAGTCTCTATTCTTCTAAAAACATCATTTCCTATTTTACCAAAAGCCTCTCCTTCAGCTTTTGTAAGTGTACTCATCTCTCCGATATCTGCACCTGCAACAAAAGATTTTTCTCCAGCACCTGTTAAGATAAGTGCTCTTGTAGCTTCTAAATCAACATTATCTAACACTGTATTTAACTCTTTTAATACCTCGCTATTTAATGCATTTAAAGCTTTTGGACGGTTTATAGTTATTACTCCTACAAATCCTTCTTGTTCGTATGTTATAAAGTTCATTATGAACCTCCTTAGTTATAGGTTATTTTTATAGAAGTTAAGAGCAGAATCCTGCTCTTAACTTTATATAGATTAAGATAAGTGAGTTGTCAACTTACGACTAGTCCTCTCTCTTAACGATAGCAGAACATCCCATTCCTCCACCGATACAAAGAGTTGCTAATCCTGTTTTTGCATTACGTTTTTCCA
Encoded proteins:
- a CDS encoding enoyl-CoA hydratase-related protein, which codes for MNFITYEQEGFVGVITINRPKALNALNSEVLKELNTVLDNVDLEATRALILTGAGEKSFVAGADIGEMSTLTKAEGEAFGKIGNDVFRRIETFPIPVIAAVNGFALGGGCEIAMSCDIRLCSDTALFGQPEVGLGITPGFGGTQRLARLIPVGKAKEIIYAAVNIKADEAYRLGLVNAVYPLEELLPAAKKLAAKIAKNAPIAVRACKQAINEGLNTDMDHAIVIEEKLFGSCFETEDQKEGMKAFLEKRKVEGFKNR